The following nucleotide sequence is from Nocardioides eburneiflavus.
CTGGGTGACCATGGCCTCGAGCTGCTCGTCCTCCATCAGCACGTCCGTGGCGTCGGTGGACGCGGCCTCTCCGGAGCCGCCGCAGGCGCCGAGGGTCAGCAGCAGGGCGGAACCGAGGGCTGCGCCGAGGGCGCGTTCCCACGAGGGGTTGCGACGTGCCACTGGGTCTCTCCCGTCCGGTCGGCTCGAGCGGTGTGCCCGATCACGCTCGGAGCCTAGGACCGGCGGGAGGACCTGTCAGGAGAACCGGACATCTCGCCCGCGGCCCCGTCCCGGCACCTCAACCCGCCATCCAGGCCCGCGCCGCGCCGACGACGGCCTCGGTGACGTCGTCGACCAGGGACGAGCCGAGGCGCCAGTGCTGCCAGAACAGCGGCACCTCGGGACGGCGACCGGGGACCAGCTCGACGAGCTCACCGCGGTCGATCTCGTCGAGGACGTCCGACTCCGGCAGCAGCCCCCAGCCCATGCCGACCCGTACGGCGCGGTCGAACTCGCGCACCGACGGCACGTAGGTCACCGGCGGCGCGAGGTGGCGACGGGTCACCCGGCGGACGAAGTCGTGCTGGAGCGAGTCGCTGCGGTCGAAGGCCACGATCGGCGCCTCGGCGAAGGTGGCCGAGCCGACGCCGTCGGCGAAGTGGGTGGCGTGGAAGGACGGGGTGGCCACCGCGGCGTACTTGAGCCGCCCGAGCCGTACGACCCGACAGCCGGGCACCGGCTCGGGCTCCCCCGTGATCGCCGCCACCACCTCGCCGCGACGCAGCCGTTCGGCGGTGCGGGTGTGGTCCTCGCGCACCACCTCGAAGACCACGCGGTGCCGGGTCTGGACCTCGGCGAGCGCGTCGACGAACCAGCCGTAGAGCGCGTCGGCGTTGACCGCGATGGGGAGCGAGGCGTACGACGTCCCGTCGGCGTCGTCCTCCTCCACGAGCTCGGCGACCGCCTCGCGCTCGAGGAGCTCGGTCTGGGTGGCGAGGCGGACCAGGACCAGGCCCGCCTCCGTGGGCTCCAGCGGCTTGACCCGGTGGAGGAGGACGCGACCGATCCGGGTCTCGAGCGCCTTGATCCGCTGAC
It contains:
- a CDS encoding LysR family transcriptional regulator ArgP — encoded protein: MKDITQLDPVALRTLAVAVRLGTFEAAARELHVTPSAVSQRIKALETRIGRVLLHRVKPLEPTEAGLVLVRLATQTELLEREAVAELVEEDDADGTSYASLPIAVNADALYGWFVDALAEVQTRHRVVFEVVREDHTRTAERLRRGEVVAAITGEPEPVPGCRVVRLGRLKYAAVATPSFHATHFADGVGSATFAEAPIVAFDRSDSLQHDFVRRVTRRHLAPPVTYVPSVREFDRAVRVGMGWGLLPESDVLDEIDRGELVELVPGRRPEVPLFWQHWRLGSSLVDDVTEAVVGAARAWMAG